From Suncus etruscus isolate mSunEtr1 chromosome 6, mSunEtr1.pri.cur, whole genome shotgun sequence, one genomic window encodes:
- the ZNF362 gene encoding zinc finger protein 362 isoform X3 yields the protein MSRSSPSGKGHSRMAEPRFNNPYFWPPPPTMPSQLDNLVLINKIKEQLMAEKIRPPHLPPTSASSQQPLLVPPAPAESSQAVMSLPKLQQVPGLHPQAVPQPDVALHARPATSTVTGLGLSSRTPAVSTSESSTGTSTPSTPTTTSQSRLIASSPTLISGITSPPLLDSIKTIQGHGLLGPPKSERGRKKIKAENPGGPPVLVVPYPILASGETAKEGKTYRCKVCPLTFFTKSEMQIHSKSHTEAKPHKCPHCSKSFANASYLAQHLRIHLGVKPYHCSYCDKSFRQLSHLQQHTRIHTGDRPYKCPHPGCEKAFTQLSNLQSHQRQHNKDKPYKCPNCYRAYSDSASLQIHLSAHAIKHAKAYCCSMCGRAYTSETYLMKHMSKHTVVEHLVSHHSPQRTESPGIPVRISLI from the exons ATGAGTAGAAGTTCACCAAGTGGGAAAGGACACTCTAG GATGGCCGAGCCTCGATTTAACAATCCCTACTTCTGGCCCCCTCCTCCCACCATGCCCAGCCAG CTGGATAACCTGGTCCTAATTAACAAGATCAAGGAGCAGCTGATGGCCGAGAAGATCCGGCCGCCTCACCTGCCACCCACGTCGGCCTCCTCTCAGCAGCCGCTGCTGGTGCCACCGGCGCCAGCTGAAAGCAGCCAGGCTGTCATGTCGCTGCCCAAACTGCAGCAGGTGCCAGGGCTGCATCCGCAGGCCGTGCCGCAGCCCGACGTGGCGCTGCATGCGCGACCAGCCACCAGCACTGTCACAG GTCTGGGGCTTTCTTCCCGGACCCCTGCAGTGAGCACGTCTGAGTCAAGCACGGGCACCAGCACCCCGtccacacccaccaccaccagccAGAGCCGCCTCATCGCCTCGTCCCCCACCCTCATCTCAGGGATCACCAGCCCCCCACTCCTGGACTCCATCAAGACAATCCAGGGCCATGGCCTGCTTGGCCCCCCCAAGTCCGAGCGTGGCCGCAAAAAGATCAAGGCGGAGAACCCAGGGGGTCCGCCTGTTCTCGTAGTCCCCTACCCCATCCTGGCCTCGGGCGAAACTGCCAAGGAGGGCAAGACATACAG GTGTAAGGTCTGCCCGCTGACCTTTTTCACCAAGTCTGAGATGCAGATCCACTCCAAGTCACACACAGAGGCCAAGCCCCACAAGTGCCCGCACTGCTCCAAGTCCTTTGCCAATGCCTCCTACCTAGCCCAGCACCTGCGCATCCACCTGGGCGtcaagccctaccactgctcctACTGTGATAAGTCCTTCCGACAGCTCTCCCACCTCCAGCAGCACACCAG AATCCACACAGGCGACAGACCCTACAAGTGCCCACATCCCGGCTGCGAAAAGGCTTTTACTCAGCTCTCCAACCTCCAG TCTCACCAGCGCCAGCACAACAAGGACAAACCCTACAAGTGTCCCAACTGCTACCGGGCCTATTCGGACTCCGCCTCCCTGCAAATCCACCTGTCAGCCCACGCCATCAAGCACGCCAAGGCCTACTGCTGCAGCATGTGTGGGCGGGCCTACACCTCG